In a genomic window of Pseudomonas mohnii:
- a CDS encoding shikimate dehydrogenase family protein has product MSELLIPSPTGNTRIFAVVGDPVKQVKAPQLLNKVFTEEGVDAVMIAVHARPEQLATVIRGLQAMENFSGMLITIPYKFAAREFADKVSLAVQVSGSTNALRRNEQGVWEADNFDGTGFVLGMQRKGYELAGKRVVIAGGGGAGSSIAAALLQAGIDRLYLQEPDTVKAQALLARLDQHWPGRCEVAQPQHLRLVDVVINATPLGLSDEDPLPIDLADLSPGTLVADIIMQPVETRLLRVAQAAGHPVHPGSYMLSEQLGCYKKFFGI; this is encoded by the coding sequence ATGTCTGAGTTGTTGATACCCAGTCCTACAGGCAATACCCGAATTTTTGCGGTTGTAGGTGATCCGGTAAAACAGGTGAAGGCTCCACAGTTACTGAATAAGGTGTTCACCGAGGAAGGCGTGGATGCGGTGATGATTGCGGTGCATGCGCGCCCTGAACAGCTCGCTACCGTGATACGCGGCCTACAAGCGATGGAAAATTTTTCGGGAATGCTGATCACCATCCCGTACAAGTTTGCCGCTCGTGAGTTCGCGGATAAGGTGAGCCTCGCCGTTCAGGTCTCCGGCAGCACCAACGCATTGCGGCGCAACGAACAAGGAGTGTGGGAGGCTGATAACTTCGATGGCACAGGCTTTGTCCTGGGCATGCAGCGCAAGGGGTACGAACTGGCGGGGAAGCGTGTCGTAATAGCCGGAGGTGGTGGTGCGGGAAGTTCGATAGCTGCAGCATTACTGCAAGCAGGAATAGACCGGTTGTATCTGCAAGAACCGGATACGGTCAAAGCCCAAGCACTGCTCGCCAGGCTGGATCAACATTGGCCGGGGCGATGCGAGGTTGCTCAGCCGCAACACCTTAGGTTGGTTGACGTTGTCATCAACGCTACGCCGTTAGGGCTCTCGGATGAAGATCCACTTCCTATTGATCTCGCCGACCTGTCTCCCGGAACACTGGTGGCAGATATCATCATGCAACCCGTCGAGACTCGCCTGCTACGCGTGGCGCAAGCTGCGGGCCACCCTGTGCATCCAGGAAGCTACATGCTCAGTGAGCAATTAGGTTGCTACAAGAAGTTTTTCGGGATCTGA